A stretch of Henckelia pumila isolate YLH828 chromosome 4, ASM3356847v2, whole genome shotgun sequence DNA encodes these proteins:
- the LOC140867097 gene encoding protein EARLY FLOWERING 4-like, whose protein sequence is MDNESSNHRQNSAKGDDGDPEVWAAFTANFSQVQSVLDRNRALIQQVNENHRSKIQYNLVKNVELIQEINGNIAKVVSLYSKLSADFSSLFHQRNADGGGNGKAEENISGFGKNKITQATKVILE, encoded by the exons ATGGACAACGAGTCCTCCAACCACCGCCAGAACTCCGCCAAGGGAGACGACGGAGATCCTGAGGTTTGGGCGGCGTTCACCGCCAATTTCAGCCAGGTTCAATCGGTACTCGACCGCAACCGCGCCCTGATTCAGCAGGTGAACGAGAATCATCGCTCCAAAATCCAATACAATCTCGTGAAGAACGTCGAATTGATTCAGGAAATCAACGGGAACATCGCCAAGGTCGTGTCTCTCTACTCTAAATTGTCCGCCGATTTCTCCAGCTTGTTCCATCAGAGGAATGCCGATGGCGGCGGCAATGGCAAGGCAGAAGAAAACATCAGCGG gtttggtaaaaataaaattactcaagctacaaaggtcatattggagtaa